One genomic window of Devosia salina includes the following:
- the cobN gene encoding cobaltochelatase subunit CobN, whose protein sequence is MHLLSAQAGAIQQEGEAIDLAQSPGDYVFASSADSELAMLAGAADRAGEGALRLANTLRLSNNLSVDMWLEKTVAHARLVVLRLIGGAAYFQYGVDELTALCANKRIPLVLLPGDANPDPILQSRSTIHPDDWTALHRLFIAGGPDNADAILDAFSTMSRQSPGQSPSPLRGGVGVGVQASQPLLAGNIEPQPFPRFGLWHPKIGMTDENGLRRLHADASPPSPPSPLRGGEGVGVSSVSQDQAASVAKSNRPHIPVLFYRAALEGAGTATLEALIAALEARGLAPVPLLVSSLKEAACTRFVQDALAAFPPSAIFNLTAFALGIADLDDKSNPFAGTDAPVIQLIQSGRSEAQWAADPQGLSAKDMAMYLVMPEVDGRIGGILVGHKADAVWHERTQCPLSAYAPDHGGIQRAVDLAFNWARLRATPRADRRIAIILANYPIRDGRLANGVGYDAPESTARMLMEMEKAGYDLGTMSPAPPSPLRGFAPSQESSSLQRSELRQEGHESYARMAGQGGGSGTSEHSEQWSGPSVGFRNTRLARAPRNIERARQMRANPPSPEQAFWRFLRQAFPDAHFRRQVPIGPYFADFASHRSKLVIELDGDTHATKTAQHHDEMRDSFLLNAGYRVVRIANNEIGNLDGLWDVISPLVTTARTPTPHPSPQGGGELSASFSMYQSATGPEPLPLEGRGWGGGSGTSPFPHTSADLITLLQSGPTNASPERGASDAVLPLARYTELFAALPEEIREAVAARWGDPATDPFIRDDSFHLPAHRFGNVVLLLQPARGWQLDETASYHDPNLVPPHAYLAAYLWLRHEFGAHAMVHNGKHGTLEWLPGKSAALDADCYPDALWGQLPHLYPFIVNDPGEGTQAKRRTGAVIIDHLVPPLTRAETYGPLKDLEALLDEYYAASGMDRRRLGDLKRRILDFTRDSRLDQDIGLPESDTEALIKIDNFLCDLKEAQIRDGLHVFGHSPEGGMARDLAVALARIPRGEAPGDNSLIRALADDLKLGFDPLTAKLGEPWSGPAEWHSQRVHEATPGPAPRRIGDVVEQLEIIAADLVAGTFACPPDWPATRAVLDTVNSFIKPRLASSGPAEMLAFLDALDGKFIAPGPSGAPSRGRLDVLPTGRNFFSVDARAVPTPSAWELGRKSAESLVLRHLQDHGHHLKSAALSVWGTANMRTGGDDIAQALALIGARPTWDPGSLRVSGYEIIPLARLGRPRVDVTLRISGFFRDAFPAQIALFDRATRAIGALDEPEDDNPIAARMRAEALRLMAQGKSEAQASLEAGARIFGSKPGTYGAGLGQLIDNGNWTDKADLANQVLAWGQYAYGAKAAGLPLQDRFRARLGQIDAVIHNQDNREHDLLDSDNYYQFEGGLSAAAETLAGHKPAAYHNDHSRPESPRIRTLEEEVSHVMRSRVVNPKWIAGMQRHGYRGAFEIIATVDFMFAFAATTGAVKSHHFDLAFEAFVEDDAVREWLRAANRFGYDELIAKFLEARQRGLWSPRSNSAFAYLEDTP, encoded by the coding sequence GTGCACCTCCTCTCCGCCCAGGCCGGTGCGATCCAGCAGGAGGGCGAGGCCATCGACCTCGCCCAGTCCCCCGGCGACTATGTTTTCGCCTCCTCCGCCGATAGCGAACTGGCCATGCTCGCCGGTGCCGCCGACCGGGCCGGGGAGGGCGCCTTGCGCCTCGCCAATACGCTCCGGCTTTCCAACAATCTCTCGGTCGACATGTGGCTCGAAAAGACCGTAGCCCATGCCCGCCTTGTCGTTCTCCGTCTCATCGGCGGCGCCGCCTATTTCCAATATGGCGTCGACGAGCTGACCGCCCTTTGCGCCAACAAGCGCATCCCGCTGGTCCTCCTTCCCGGCGACGCCAATCCCGACCCGATTCTGCAATCCCGCTCTACCATCCACCCCGACGACTGGACCGCGCTCCACCGCCTCTTCATCGCCGGCGGCCCCGACAATGCCGATGCGATCCTCGACGCCTTTTCCACGATGTCCAGGCAATCACCAGGCCAAAGCCCCTCCCCCCTGAGGGGAGGGGTTGGGGTGGGGGTTCAGGCGTCTCAGCCTTTGCTGGCTGGGAATATTGAACCCCAACCCTTCCCCCGCTTCGGCCTCTGGCATCCGAAAATCGGCATGACCGACGAAAACGGGCTTCGACGTCTGCACGCTGATGCCTCGCCTCCATCGCCCCCCTCCCCCTTGAGGGGAGGGGAGGGGGTGGGGGTGTCGAGCGTCTCCCAGGACCAGGCGGCATCGGTGGCCAAGTCCAACCGCCCCCACATCCCTGTCCTCTTCTACCGCGCCGCCCTCGAAGGCGCCGGCACGGCCACGCTCGAAGCGCTCATTGCTGCACTCGAGGCCCGCGGCCTCGCGCCCGTGCCGCTACTCGTTTCCTCCCTCAAGGAAGCCGCCTGCACCCGCTTCGTCCAGGATGCGCTCGCCGCCTTCCCGCCCTCGGCCATTTTCAACCTCACCGCCTTTGCGCTCGGCATCGCGGATCTTGACGACAAATCCAACCCCTTTGCCGGCACCGACGCCCCGGTGATCCAGCTCATCCAGTCCGGCCGCTCCGAGGCCCAATGGGCCGCCGACCCGCAAGGGCTCTCCGCCAAGGACATGGCCATGTATCTGGTCATGCCCGAAGTCGATGGCCGTATCGGCGGCATCCTCGTCGGTCACAAGGCCGATGCCGTCTGGCACGAACGCACCCAGTGCCCGCTTTCCGCCTATGCCCCCGATCATGGGGGCATCCAGCGCGCTGTTGACCTTGCCTTCAATTGGGCCCGCCTGCGCGCGACCCCCCGCGCCGATCGCCGCATCGCCATCATCCTCGCCAACTACCCCATCCGCGACGGGCGCCTGGCCAACGGCGTCGGCTACGACGCCCCCGAGAGCACGGCGCGCATGCTCATGGAGATGGAAAAGGCGGGGTATGACCTGGGAACCATGTCTCCTGCGCCTCCCTCCCCCTTGAGGGGCTTCGCGCCGTCTCAAGAGAGCAGTTCGCTCCAGCGGAGCGAACTAAGGCAAGAAGGCCATGAGAGCTACGCTCGAATGGCTGGGCAGGGTGGGGGTTCGGGGACATCGGAGCATTCGGAACAATGGTCTGGTCCTTCCGTCGGCTTTCGGAACACCCGTCTTGCCCGTGCCCCGAGAAACATCGAACGGGCTCGGCAGATGCGGGCCAATCCGCCCAGCCCCGAGCAAGCATTCTGGCGCTTCTTGCGCCAAGCCTTCCCTGATGCGCATTTCCGGCGCCAGGTTCCCATCGGCCCCTATTTTGCAGATTTTGCATCGCATCGGTCGAAGCTTGTCATCGAACTTGATGGTGACACGCATGCGACCAAAACAGCCCAGCATCACGATGAGATGCGCGACAGTTTCCTGCTCAATGCTGGCTATCGGGTTGTGCGAATCGCCAATAACGAGATCGGTAACCTGGACGGTCTTTGGGACGTGATCTCTCCGCTGGTGACAACCGCCCGAACCCCCACCCCCCACCCCTCCCCTCAAGGGGGAGGGGAGCTTTCGGCGTCTTTCTCGATGTATCAATCCGCCACCGGCCCAGAGCCCCTCCCCCTTGAGGGGAGGGGTTGGGGTGGGGGTTCGGGCACATCCCCCTTCCCCCATACCTCCGCCGATCTCATAACCCTCCTCCAGTCCGGCCCCACCAACGCCAGTCCCGAACGCGGCGCCTCCGACGCGGTCCTGCCGCTCGCCCGCTACACCGAACTCTTCGCCGCGCTCCCCGAGGAAATCCGCGAGGCCGTCGCCGCGCGCTGGGGCGATCCTGCCACCGACCCGTTCATCCGCGACGATTCCTTCCACTTGCCCGCCCACCGCTTTGGCAATGTCGTCCTTCTGCTCCAACCCGCGCGTGGCTGGCAGCTCGACGAGACCGCGAGCTACCACGACCCCAATCTGGTCCCGCCGCACGCCTATCTCGCCGCCTATCTCTGGCTGCGTCACGAGTTTGGCGCCCACGCCATGGTGCACAACGGCAAGCATGGCACGCTCGAATGGCTGCCTGGCAAGTCGGCGGCGCTCGATGCAGATTGCTATCCCGACGCGCTCTGGGGGCAGCTGCCGCACCTCTACCCTTTCATCGTCAACGATCCGGGCGAGGGGACACAGGCCAAGCGCCGCACCGGCGCCGTCATCATCGACCATCTGGTGCCCCCACTCACCCGTGCCGAAACCTATGGGCCCCTCAAGGACCTCGAGGCCCTGCTCGATGAATATTACGCGGCCTCCGGCATGGATCGCCGTCGCCTCGGCGACCTCAAGCGCCGCATTCTCGACTTCACCCGCGACAGCCGGCTCGACCAGGACATCGGCCTGCCCGAAAGCGACACCGAAGCCCTGATCAAGATCGACAACTTCCTTTGCGATTTGAAGGAAGCCCAGATACGCGACGGCCTGCATGTCTTTGGGCACTCGCCAGAGGGAGGGATGGCGCGAGACCTTGCCGTCGCATTGGCCAGAATACCGCGCGGCGAGGCCCCCGGGGATAACTCGCTGATCCGCGCTCTGGCCGATGACCTGAAGCTCGGATTCGATCCCCTGACCGCCAAATTGGGCGAGCCTTGGTCCGGGCCGGCGGAATGGCATTCACAACGCGTTCATGAAGCGACCCCTGGCCCTGCGCCGAGACGCATTGGCGACGTTGTCGAGCAGCTCGAAATCATCGCCGCCGATCTCGTCGCCGGCACGTTCGCCTGCCCACCGGACTGGCCTGCCACGCGCGCTGTCCTCGACACGGTCAACTCGTTCATCAAGCCACGCCTGGCCTCCTCCGGGCCCGCGGAGATGCTGGCCTTCCTCGACGCGCTCGACGGCAAATTCATCGCCCCCGGCCCCTCTGGCGCGCCCTCGCGCGGGCGCCTAGACGTCCTGCCCACCGGCCGCAATTTCTTTTCCGTCGATGCCCGCGCCGTGCCGACGCCAAGTGCTTGGGAACTCGGCAGAAAATCGGCCGAGAGCCTGGTGCTGCGGCACCTCCAGGACCATGGTCACCATCTCAAATCGGCCGCCCTTTCGGTCTGGGGCACCGCCAATATGCGCACCGGCGGCGACGACATCGCCCAGGCCCTGGCCCTGATCGGCGCCCGCCCCACCTGGGATCCCGGTTCGCTCCGGGTTTCCGGCTACGAGATCATTCCTCTCGCCAGGCTCGGTCGCCCCCGGGTCGACGTAACCCTAAGAATTTCCGGCTTTTTCCGCGATGCCTTCCCCGCCCAGATCGCCCTTTTCGACCGGGCGACGCGCGCCATCGGCGCGCTGGACGAACCCGAGGACGACAACCCCATCGCCGCCCGCATGCGCGCCGAAGCGCTTCGCCTCATGGCCCAGGGAAAGTCCGAGGCACAGGCCTCGCTTGAAGCGGGCGCCAGGATTTTCGGTTCAAAGCCAGGCACTTACGGCGCAGGGCTGGGGCAGCTTATCGACAATGGAAACTGGACGGACAAGGCCGACCTCGCCAACCAGGTGCTCGCCTGGGGCCAATATGCCTATGGTGCCAAGGCCGCGGGCCTGCCCCTGCAGGACCGCTTCCGCGCCCGTCTCGGCCAGATCGACGCCGTCATCCACAACCAGGACAATCGCGAGCACGACCTGCTCGACAGCGACAACTACTACCAGTTCGAAGGCGGCCTCTCCGCTGCCGCCGAAACGCTTGCGGGCCACAAGCCGGCCGCCTATCACAACGACCATTCGCGCCCCGAAAGCCCAAGAATTCGCACGCTGGAAGAAGAGGTTAGCCATGTCATGCGGTCGCGCGTCGTCAATCCGAAATGGATTGCCGGCATGCAGCGGCACGGCTATCGCGGCGCCTTCGAGATCATTGCCACGGTGGATTTCATGTTCGCTTTCGCCGCCACGACTGGGGCTGTGAAGTCCCACCATTTCGACCTCGCCTTCGAGGCCTTTGTCGAGGATGACGCGGTGCGCGAATGGCTCAGAGCAGCGAATCGCTTCGGTTATGATGAGCTGATCGCCAAATTCCTTGAGGCACGGCAACGAGGCCTGTGGTCGCCGCGCTCAAATTCCGCCTTTGCCTATCTGGAGGACACGCCATGA
- a CDS encoding cobalamin biosynthesis protein translates to MIDDTAGPASASSSLNRPGLVAGLGLRTQAGPDDVLGLLDICLAMADMTRADLVALATVEDRQDHPALVEVARQLAVPLLALPVEGLTIPVPNPSARVQKLTGLTSVAEAAALRFGPLLVDKQRSARVTCALSRYSPARDSGRSSASMASSMLAASSAGP, encoded by the coding sequence ATGATTGACGACACTGCCGGTCCCGCATCGGCCTCTTCATCGCTGAACCGGCCCGGCCTTGTGGCCGGTCTTGGCTTGCGCACACAAGCCGGACCCGATGATGTGCTCGGTCTGCTCGACATCTGTCTTGCCATGGCCGACATGACCCGTGCCGACCTCGTTGCGCTGGCGACTGTGGAGGACAGGCAGGATCATCCCGCGCTTGTCGAAGTGGCGCGACAGCTCGCGGTTCCTCTCCTCGCACTGCCGGTTGAGGGTCTCACCATACCCGTTCCCAATCCTTCGGCACGCGTGCAGAAATTGACCGGGCTGACCTCCGTGGCCGAGGCTGCGGCGCTTCGGTTTGGCCCATTGCTGGTCGACAAGCAGCGCAGTGCCCGTGTGACCTGCGCCCTGTCCCGCTACAGTCCCGCCAGAGACTCCGGCAGGTCGAGTGCCTCTATGGCTTCCTCGATGCTCGCCGCCTCCAGCGCCGGGCCGTAA
- the cobO gene encoding cob(I)yrinic acid a,c-diamide adenosyltransferase — translation MTEAERDAYHAEKMKKKKAARDKILSTKTEEKGLLIVHTGKGKGKSTAAFGMVFRALGNGMRVGVVQFVKGVWNTGERTVLDKFPDQVTINAMGEGFTWDVADRQRDLAAARKAWEQAKALIADPTYDMVLLDELNICLRYDYLPIEEVVEVLRNKPASKHVIVTGRNAKDELIEIADLVTEMTEIKHHFRAGVKAQKGIEF, via the coding sequence ATGACCGAGGCGGAGCGTGATGCCTATCATGCCGAGAAGATGAAGAAAAAGAAGGCAGCGCGCGACAAGATCCTCTCCACCAAGACCGAGGAAAAGGGCCTGCTCATCGTCCATACCGGCAAGGGCAAGGGCAAGTCGACGGCCGCCTTCGGCATGGTCTTCCGCGCGCTGGGCAATGGCATGCGCGTCGGCGTCGTCCAGTTCGTCAAGGGCGTGTGGAACACTGGCGAGCGCACCGTGCTCGACAAGTTTCCCGATCAGGTCACCATCAATGCCATGGGCGAGGGGTTCACCTGGGATGTCGCCGACCGTCAGCGGGACCTCGCCGCCGCCCGCAAGGCCTGGGAGCAGGCCAAGGCGCTAATCGCCGATCCGACCTATGATATGGTGCTGCTCGACGAGCTCAATATCTGCCTGCGCTACGACTACCTCCCCATTGAGGAAGTGGTCGAGGTGCTGCGCAACAAGCCCGCCAGCAAGCATGTCATCGTCACAGGCCGCAATGCCAAGGACGAACTCATCGAGATTGCCGATCTGGTGACCGAGATGACCGAGATCAAGCATCATTTCCGCGCCGGCGTGAAAGCCCAGAAGGGCATCGAATTCTAG
- a CDS encoding cation diffusion facilitator family transporter, giving the protein MAKTNKTLAIAMSSLAVGVIVLGLKFLAWWLTGSVALYSDALESIVNVVTAAAALIAVRLAQRPADAALPYGYHKAEYFSAVLVGVMIIVAAILILREAILGFLAPQMPEAPVQGLAVSVVATAVNLVWAQVLVRHGRRAKSPAIEADGRHLMTDVVSTLGVLVGLTLVYLTGLAQLDAVLAALVAVNILWSGWAVIRDSVGGLMDVAVPADTQRTIREVISTNAEGALEAHDIRTRQAGKMTFIDFHLVVPGAMTVDAAHAICDAIEAKLREAVKDAQITIHVEPEEKAKHAGIVVL; this is encoded by the coding sequence ATGGCCAAGACCAACAAGACGCTGGCCATCGCAATGAGCAGCCTGGCGGTGGGTGTCATCGTTCTGGGGCTGAAATTCCTGGCCTGGTGGCTGACCGGGTCCGTCGCGCTCTATTCGGACGCACTCGAATCGATCGTCAACGTGGTCACCGCTGCGGCGGCGCTGATTGCAGTGCGCCTGGCGCAGCGCCCGGCCGATGCCGCCCTGCCCTATGGTTATCACAAGGCCGAGTATTTCTCGGCGGTGCTGGTGGGCGTGATGATCATTGTGGCGGCCATCCTCATCCTGCGCGAGGCCATTTTGGGGTTCCTCGCCCCACAGATGCCCGAGGCGCCCGTCCAGGGGCTGGCCGTCAGCGTTGTTGCCACCGCCGTCAATCTGGTCTGGGCCCAGGTGCTGGTCCGCCACGGGCGCCGGGCGAAGTCGCCGGCCATTGAGGCCGATGGCCGGCACTTGATGACCGACGTGGTCTCGACGCTGGGTGTGCTGGTCGGCCTCACCCTGGTCTATCTCACCGGACTGGCGCAGTTGGACGCCGTGCTTGCGGCCTTGGTTGCCGTCAACATCCTGTGGTCAGGCTGGGCGGTGATCCGCGACAGCGTGGGCGGGCTGATGGATGTGGCCGTGCCGGCCGATACACAGAGGACCATTCGCGAGGTGATCTCGACCAATGCCGAGGGCGCGCTGGAGGCTCATGACATTCGCACCAGGCAGGCGGGCAAGATGACCTTTATCGACTTTCACCTTGTGGTGCCTGGCGCCATGACAGTGGATGCCGCTCACGCCATTTGCGACGCCATCGAGGCCAAGCTGCGAGAGGCGGTCAAGGATGCGCAGATCACCATCCATGTCGAACCTGAAGAGAAGGCAAAACACGCCGGCATTGTCGTTCTGTAG